CTTATGCTAATCCTTTTTATTTTGTATTATTGATTATTGCTTTATTACCTATGATGTTATCTTTATTGTTTGCTGGTAGACGTCTAGCTTGGTATCAAACAATCGTTACCTTGTTTTTCTTGTATGTTAGTTTTGGTGGCGCCTATTCAAATCAAGGAATTGCTTTAATTGCCTATGTTATTTGGCAATCAATATTGGTTTGGATATATTTCAAATATAGGCAAATAAAAAATAATAGTGTTATTTTTTATTTAGCAGTTTTACTAGCCATTTTTCCACTAGCAGCTGTTAAGATTGTTCCATTTACTAGTGGACATAATTCGATTTTAGCTTTTCTAGGCATTTCCTATTTGACCTTTAAATCTGTTCAAATTATTATGGAAATGCGTGATGGACAAATTAAAGAGTACCGAATGTTTCGTTATATACAATTTTTATTATTCTTTCCAACTATTTCATCAGGACCGATTGATCGGTATCGTCGATTTGAAAAAGATGTAAAAAATCCGCCGACACCAGAAAAATATGTTGATTTCTTAACAAAGGGAGTTCACAATTTATTTCTTGGCTTCTTATATAAGTTTATTATTGGTTACTATGTTCATCAATTGTTGTTTATTGTCAGCGATGCTGCATTAAAAGAAGGCGGAATTTCTTGGTCATTGGTTGCCTACATGTATGTTTATAGTATGTATCTATTCTTTGACTTTGCAGGTTATAGCCTTTTTGCAATTGGAACGAGTTACCTGATGGGATATGACACACCAATAAACTTTAATAAACCATTTAGCAGTTGGAATATTAAAGAATTTTGGAATCGTTGGCATATGACTCTTTCTTTTTGGTTCAGAGACTATGTTTATATGCGATTAATGTTTACACTAATTAAGAAGAAAGTATTTAAAAGTCGAATTGTTGCTTCAAATATTGGTTATTTTGCCTTATTTTTATTAATGGGACTTTGGCATGGATTAACTTGGTACTATCTTGTTTATGGATTTTATCATGCTTCGTTAATCTGTCTAACAGATATGTGGCTAAGATTTAAGAAAAAGTATCGTGAAAAAATTCCTTCCAATAGACTGACGCATTGGTTTGCTATTTTTTTGACTTTTAATGCTGTTTGTTTTAGCTTTTTAATCTTTTCTGGTTTTTTAGATCTGTTATTTTTTAAATGAATAGTTAAATAAAAAAATAAAAGAAAGTAGGTTATCTATTATGAATATGGATGAACAAATTTTAAATATTTTAGAAGAAATTACAGGAACTGATGAAGTAAAGGCAAACCAAGACATAGATTTGTTTGAAGAAGGGTTAATGGATTCACTTGCAACTGTTCAATTGTTAGTAGAATTAGATGGACAATTAGATGTACAGGTTCCATTTTCTGACTTTGATCGTGAACAATGGAATACACCAGCAAAAATTATCAAACAAGCGAAAGTTTTAAAAGGTTAATATGAAAAAGAAATTATTTGCAACATTTGGTCCTATAATTTGTGCAACGATCTTATTAGCAATTTTCCTTTTTGCACCATTTAAAATAGATTTAGATAGCACAAAAGTTTTAAAAAGTGCTTCTACTTCTATGGGAACAAACGTATTAAGAGGAAATGCCATTAAAAATAAAGCATTAGCATCAAAAGAGTATATTCCTTTTCTTGGTTCTTCTGAATTAAGTCGGATTAGTCCTTTCCATCCTAGTGTCTTGGCAGAAAAATATCATCGTAATTACCAACCATTTTTATTGGGAGCACCTGGGACACAATCATTGACACAATCTTTTATGATCCAATCTGCAGATGGCAATTTAAGACATAAAAAGGTAGTCTTCATTTTATCGCCTCAATGGTTTGTAAAGGGCGGCATTAAGAATGATTATTTTAATGCTTACTATTCAGAATTACAGATTTACCAATGGATTACCAAATTAGAAAAAGTCCATGAAAAAGATGTTTATTTGGCAAATCGTTTGATGGATTTTCCAAAAGTTAGAAAGAACGACTACTTGATATGGATATTAAAAGAAATCAGGGAGTATAAAATACCTAGCAATTCTGAATTATCTTATATGCGCTTAAAATTAAATATGTTATCAAGAGAAGATGAATTATTTGGAAAAATTGGTATGATCAGTAAAGAAAATAAGGTAAAAAGTCAGACTAAGAAATTACCTAACCAATACAATGAAGCTGAATTGTATCGTTTGGCTGGTAAAATTGGTAAAAAATCTACTACTAATAATTCCTTTGAAATTGACAATCATTTTTATACTACAAGATTAAAGAAAAAAATTAAGACATTTAGAGGTGCTCAAAAGCATATAGATTATCGCTATTCACCTGAGTACTCAGATTTTCAATTAGCGCTGAATCAGCTAGCAGATGAAAGGGCAGAAGTATTATTTATATTGCCACCTGTTAATAAAGAATGGTCAACCTATACAGGATTATCAGAAAAAATGCTACGTGGGTTTGCTAAAAAAGTTAGATATCAATTAGAAGATCAAGGCTTTACAAATATTGCTGATTTTACTGGACAGGTTGATACTCCTTATTTTATGGCAGATACCATCCATTTAGGATGGCGTGGCTGGTTAGCTGCAGATCAATGGATTGCTCCATTTCTTAAAGAAAAACCAATCAGTCCACCTAAGTACAAGTTAAATTCACAATTTTTTACTAAAAATTGGCAACAAATGAATCCAGATGAGATTAAAGGTGAGTATAAATAAGTATTGCAAACAATTATTGAAAATACTAACAAAGAAAGGACAGAGATTTTAAGATCTCTGCCCTTTCTTTTTAGGGTTCTTATTATGCAAATTTTTGGTTAAGTGATACAATAAAAGATGTATAGTTTGGTAATAAAACAATAGATTAAGGGAGTTTTAGTTATGTTGGAAAAGGAAATGTATCATCAATTATTAAAACGATCTTTTTCTATCCCAATAGATGTTGTTTATTGGGATGGAACCAAAAAGGGATATAATCAGGAAGATGGAGAAGCAAAAACAACGATCTATATTAATGAAAAAATACCTATGCAAGATATTTACCAAAATGCTTCATTGGCTTTGGGAGAAGCCTATATGGATAAAAAAATTGATATTGATGGTAGTATTGAAGATATTATCTGGACTGCATATGAAAATGCAAATAGCTTTTTACGTGATGCTTCTTATATGAAATGGTTACCAAAAGAAAAGAAAAATACAAAACGCCAATCACAAGAGGATATACATAGTCATTACGACTTAGGAAATGATTTTTATAAATTATGGTTAGATCCAACATTTACCTATTCTTGTGCCTATTTTAAAACACCAGAAGATTCATTAGAAGAAGCACAATTGAATAAAGTACATCATATTTTAGATAAATTGTTTTTAAAAAAAGGCGAAACCTTACTAGATATTGGTTGCGGTTGGGGAACTTTAATGTTTATCGCAATCAAGGAATATGGTGTTAAGGCTACTGGTATTACCTTAAGTGAAGAACAATATGAACATATTCAACAGAAAATTAAGGAAGAACATTTGGAAGACTCTTGTTCAGTAAAACTAATGGATTACCGTGATTTAAAGGGAGAAAAATACGATCATATTACCAGTGTAGGCATGTTTGAGCATGTCGGTTCAGAAAATTTGCCGCAATACTTTGAATTGGTTTCCAAATTATTAGCAGAAAAGGGAACTGCATTGATTCATGGAATTAGTCGGCAACAAGGTGGTGCTAGTAACGCTTGGATTAATCGATATATTTTCCCAGGTGGCTATATTCCCGGTGTAGGTGAGTTAGTGACAGATATTCTAGATAGTCAATTGCAAGTCATTGATATGGAAAGCTTACGAAGAGATTATCAGTTAACTTTAGAACATTGGACAAAAAATTTCCATGAGGTAAAAGATCAGGTCATTAAAATGAAAGGTGAAAGATTTTATCGTATGTGGGATTTATATTTGCAAGGTTGTGCTGCGGTTTTTGCTGCTAGTAATATCGATGTGATTCAATATTTATTGGTTCATCCGATCAATAATGAAATCCCAATGCATCGGACGCTTTAATTGTAAAACAAAAATTACCGACTTTTAATGATTTTATGTATTAAAGGATAGAGAAGGGGATTCTCTATCCTTTTTTATTTTGATAAATCAGAGTAAAAGAAAAAATGATTATAATTCATTCATTCAGCAAAGATTATATTGAATTTGATCTACTGAGTACCTATTTTTCTATTACCCATTATCTTTTAATTGAAAACTTAAAGATTGCAAAAATTAAATCATGGAATCATAAAACAGAAATACTAACAAGCTAAAAAATATAAACTAGCTAAAAAGTATTTGATAATTTTATTTATTTCGTTTTTAAAATAAATTGATAATTATCAAGGTAAAATTGAGGAATAAAACAGATTTATAGTAATTTTTTTGTTATGTTATAATAAAAGGAAGAATTGCTAGAGGAGAAATAAATGAAAAAGATAGATCGTCAACAATTTATCAAACAATTGATTCATCAAAAAGAAATTGAGACACAGGACGAATTGATTGCTTATTTATACCAAGCTGGAATAAAAGCAACCCAAGCAACAATTTCTCGAGATATTCGGGAGATGAATATTGTTAAAATACCAAATGGTGAAAAGCATATGAAATATATGATTCTCTCTCCAGAAGCGAGTCAGGATCAAGAAGAAAAATTTAAAGAATCAATTCGAGATTTTGTGAATAGTATTGAACAAATAAAGTTTATGGTTGTCATTCACACAGAATTGGGAAATGCCCATGTTGTAACAAATCTTTTAGACCAGGCGGCTTATCAAGAGGTTGCTGGTACTGTAGCTGGAGAAGATACCATTATTGTTTTATTGCACAATGAAAAAGAGGCAAACTATTTTACTCAAAAAATCAAACGATTGATGAATTAGTTCATCTTTCACTTAAATTTATCTAAAAGGAGATCTATAATGTATTTAGACGCTTTACAAAATGGTTCGGATATTCGTGGAATAGCTCTGGATTATCAGGATAAAAAAGCAAACTTAACACCAAAACAACTGGAAAAGATAGCAATAGGGATTGTCCGTTGGTTAGAAAATAATGTATTAGCATCTAAATGTAAACGGAATCAGCTGAAAATAGGCATTGGTCATGATAGTCGAATTACTGCCGATTCCTTGAAACAAACTTTGATCGATACCTTTTTACATTTAGGGATTCAAGTCATTGATTTTCAATTAGCCACTACACCAGCCATGTTTATGGCAACGCAATTTAGTCAATATAATTGCGATGCCACAATTATGATCACAGCTAGCCATTTGCCCTATTATTTTAATGGATTAAAAATATTTACAAAAAAAGGAGGGGCAGAAAAAAAAAGGCATTCAATATATCTTAACACATCATGAATCGTTGCCAGGTGTTAAAGGTGGAACGATTTTAACGACTTCACTCCTTGATGATTATGCGGATGATCTTATTCATAAAATTAAAGTAGGAATACACACTCAAAATGAGAAACCCTTAGCAGGTTATAAAATTATAGTCGATGCAGGAAATGGTGCAGGTGGTTTTTTTGTAGAGAAGGTTTTAAAACCTTTGGGAGCAAATACAGAAGGTTCACAATTTTTAGATCCAGATGGCATGTTTCCAAATCATATTCCCAATCCAGACAATGAGGAAGCTATGCATAGTATTCAAGCCTCTGTACTAAAACAACAGGCCGATTTAGGAATTATTTTTGATACTGATGTTGATCGCTCAGCGATTGTTGATGCGAATGGACAAGTAATCAATAAAATGATTGAGTTAAACAATCAAGGTATTCAGACAGAATTAGCGATTGAAACAAGTGGACATGCAGCCTTTAAAGAAAATTATTGCTTAGATGACGGCGCGTATGTCGTTGCTAAATTATTAATGCTACTACAAAAATTAGCAGCAAATCACCAAACACTTGGAGAGTTGATTGCTACGTTAAAACAACCAGCTGAAGTTCATGAACTACGTTTTCAAATAAAAGCAAACGATGTACAAACTTATGGAAATCAGATTATCAGTGATCTAGAAGTTTTCATTCAGCAGCAAAAAGATATGGTTATCGATCCAGAAAATGAGGAAGGCATTCGTACCAACGTTTTTAATCAGTATGGTAATGGGTGGTTCTTATTAAGAATGAGCTTGCATGAACCTTTATTAGTTTTGCAAATTGAAAACGATAAACAAACTAAAAATAGACATGTACTAAAAACTTTAGAACCTTTTTTTCAACAATTCTATCAATTAGATGATAAAGCATTGAAAAATTATTTACATCAAAAATAGTTTTAACTTTATTTAAAAAATAGAACATCATTAACAAAACATATATTTTTCTATTCATAAAAATTAGCTTTTTTTGTAAAGTAAAGAATAATTAAATGAATGTTAATTTAAATATTTTTATTTTTTAACAAATGTAATCTGTACTAGATTAGAAAATAATTGTTCAATAAATAGATAGAGATCTTTAAGAGTTAAAAATTGAACTGTTTTGGCTTAGTCATTTGCTATATTATGTATTTTTCATTAATTGGAATCAATTGTAAAATATTTTTGGTTCGCTAATAAAGAAGAATTTTTAAAATATATACACAGATAAAAGTTTTTAATCATCTTGGTAAGTCAAGCAGTTCTTTCTAGCTGTTTGGCTTTTGGCTTAATAAACTAAACTTACTTATTTTTACTTTATTTTTTCTTAGTTAAAGCAATAATTATAAAATAATCTCATTAAATTTCTAAGAAATTATCCCTAATTACATTCACCTATTGATTTATATTAAAGGAGAAATAGTATGGAAAAAGAAA
The genomic region above belongs to Melissococcus plutonius ATCC 35311 and contains:
- the dltB gene encoding D-alanyl-lipoteichoic acid biosynthesis protein DltB; translated protein: MIDFPHMIPYANPFYFVLLIIALLPMMLSLLFAGRRLAWYQTIVTLFFLYVSFGGAYSNQGIALIAYVIWQSILVWIYFKYRQIKNNSVIFYLAVLLAIFPLAAVKIVPFTSGHNSILAFLGISYLTFKSVQIIMEMRDGQIKEYRMFRYIQFLLFFPTISSGPIDRYRRFEKDVKNPPTPEKYVDFLTKGVHNLFLGFLYKFIIGYYVHQLLFIVSDAALKEGGISWSLVAYMYVYSMYLFFDFAGYSLFAIGTSYLMGYDTPINFNKPFSSWNIKEFWNRWHMTLSFWFRDYVYMRLMFTLIKKKVFKSRIVASNIGYFALFLLMGLWHGLTWYYLVYGFYHASLICLTDMWLRFKKKYREKIPSNRLTHWFAIFLTFNAVCFSFLIFSGFLDLLFFK
- the argR gene encoding arginine repressor produces the protein MKKIDRQQFIKQLIHQKEIETQDELIAYLYQAGIKATQATISRDIREMNIVKIPNGEKHMKYMILSPEASQDQEEKFKESIRDFVNSIEQIKFMVVIHTELGNAHVVTNLLDQAAYQEVAGTVAGEDTIIVLLHNEKEANYFTQKIKRLMN
- a CDS encoding SAM-dependent methyltransferase, which produces MLEKEMYHQLLKRSFSIPIDVVYWDGTKKGYNQEDGEAKTTIYINEKIPMQDIYQNASLALGEAYMDKKIDIDGSIEDIIWTAYENANSFLRDASYMKWLPKEKKNTKRQSQEDIHSHYDLGNDFYKLWLDPTFTYSCAYFKTPEDSLEEAQLNKVHHILDKLFLKKGETLLDIGCGWGTLMFIAIKEYGVKATGITLSEEQYEHIQQKIKEEHLEDSCSVKLMDYRDLKGEKYDHITSVGMFEHVGSENLPQYFELVSKLLAEKGTALIHGISRQQGGASNAWINRYIFPGGYIPGVGELVTDILDSQLQVIDMESLRRDYQLTLEHWTKNFHEVKDQVIKMKGERFYRMWDLYLQGCAAVFAASNIDVIQYLLVHPINNEIPMHRTL
- the dltC gene encoding D-alanine--poly(phosphoribitol) ligase subunit DltC; this translates as MDEQILNILEEITGTDEVKANQDIDLFEEGLMDSLATVQLLVELDGQLDVQVPFSDFDREQWNTPAKIIKQAKVLKG
- the dltD gene encoding D-alanyl-lipoteichoic acid biosynthesis protein DltD; this translates as MKKKLFATFGPIICATILLAIFLFAPFKIDLDSTKVLKSASTSMGTNVLRGNAIKNKALASKEYIPFLGSSELSRISPFHPSVLAEKYHRNYQPFLLGAPGTQSLTQSFMIQSADGNLRHKKVVFILSPQWFVKGGIKNDYFNAYYSELQIYQWITKLEKVHEKDVYLANRLMDFPKVRKNDYLIWILKEIREYKIPSNSELSYMRLKLNMLSREDELFGKIGMISKENKVKSQTKKLPNQYNEAELYRLAGKIGKKSTTNNSFEIDNHFYTTRLKKKIKTFRGAQKHIDYRYSPEYSDFQLALNQLADERAEVLFILPPVNKEWSTYTGLSEKMLRGFAKKVRYQLEDQGFTNIADFTGQVDTPYFMADTIHLGWRGWLAADQWIAPFLKEKPISPPKYKLNSQFFTKNWQQMNPDEIKGEYK